In Silene latifolia isolate original U9 population chromosome X, ASM4854445v1, whole genome shotgun sequence, the following proteins share a genomic window:
- the LOC141621451 gene encoding adenylate isopentenyltransferase 1, chloroplastic-like yields MRLPFPFTLRKNLPFLLPTSVKPTPMKTRFFSTGNREGYREKDKVIVIMGPTGSGKSRLSVDLANRFPGEIINSDKIQVYRGLDITTNKIPLEERHGVPHHLLGEIDSPSHGEFTPTDFRTRASHAVSGIISRGKLPYIVGGSNSFIYGLLAQSYTPDSDVFAELDSVICSKLRYNCCFIWVHVSLPVLNSYLRKRVDEMIDSGMVDELSQYYDSGELANSPGLRNAIGVPELERYFSGKGTYEEAVQEIKENTCRLAKRQMEKIQRLRIGGWKLHRTDGTDTFREVLEERKSWAGAWERQVLKPSMKIVRSFLDDE; encoded by the coding sequence atgAGACTACCCTTCCCATTTACCCTCCGTAAAAACCTTCCCTTTCTTTTACCCACCTCGGTAAAACCAACACCAATGAAGACGCGCTTCTTTTCTACAGGTAACCGGGAAGGGTACCGGGAAAAGGACAAGGTGATAGTCATAATGGGACCCACAGGTTCAGGAAAGTCCCGTCTTTCCGTCGACCTGGCAAACCGCTTTCCCGGTGAAATCATCAACTCCGATAAAATCCAAGTTTACCGCGGCCTCGACATTACCACCAATAAAATACCCTTAGAAGAACGACACGGTGTGCCCCACCATCTACTCGGAGAGATAGACTCACCGAGTCACGGCGAGTTCACTCCGACTGACTTCCGCACACGTGCCTCCCACGCGGTATCCGGAATAATATCTCGAGGTAAACTCCCGTACATTGTGGGCGGGTCGAATTCGTTCATATACGGTTTGTTAGCACAGAGTTACACCCCAGACTCGGACGTGTTCGCCGAGTTGGACTCAGTAATATGCTCCAAGTTGAGATACAACTGTTGCTTCATATGGGTACACGTGTCCCTCCCGGTGCTAAACTCGTACCTCAGGAAACGAGTCGACGAGATGATCGACTCGGGGATGGTGGACGAGTTATCCCAATACTACGACTCAGGCGAGTTGGCAAACTCGCCCGGGTTACGAAACGCAATAGGGGTGCCCGAGTTGGAGAGGTACTTCAGTGGTAAAGGGACGTACGAGGAAGCAGTTCAGGAAATAAAGGAGAACACGTGTCGGCTAGCGAAGAGACAGATGGAGAAGATCCAACGGTTGAGAATAGGAGGTTGGAAGTTACATAGAACGGACGGTACAGATACGTTTAGAGAAGTATTGGAAGAAAGAAAGAGTTGGGCAGGTGCATGGGAAAGGCAAGTGTTAAAACCAAGCATGAAGATTGTGAGGAGTTTTTTGGACGACGAGTAG